Proteins found in one Prochlorothrix hollandica PCC 9006 = CALU 1027 genomic segment:
- the ndhO gene encoding NAD(P)H-quinone oxidoreductase subunit O, whose translation MAALKKGSLVRVLVEKLQNSVEIQASDSRLPRYISEGTAEVLDLKGDYVLIKFTVPTPNVWLHQDQLELAA comes from the coding sequence ATGGCAGCACTCAAAAAAGGTTCCCTCGTTCGCGTCTTAGTGGAAAAACTGCAAAACAGTGTTGAAATTCAGGCCAGTGATAGCCGTTTACCCCGCTATATCTCCGAGGGTACGGCGGAAGTCCTTGATCTGAAGGGAGATTACGTCCTAATCAAGTTCACAGTTCCCACCCCCAATGTGTGGCTACACCAGGATCAACTGGAACTAGCCGCCTAG
- a CDS encoding DUF2442 domain-containing protein, with protein sequence MELELYKEVILTQNFPEYNLYAGDIATIIDYIPHPEWGEEGAILEIFSEMDKSVKILTVPQSSIQPWQPPIIDERVKAISFTETMISVTLHDDRMITIPLTWYPRLLRATPEQRENWAIHGEGYCVRWEALHQDLNIETLLRGASPATVTVNN encoded by the coding sequence ATGGAACTCGAACTCTATAAAGAAGTCATCCTTACCCAGAATTTTCCAGAATATAATCTCTATGCTGGAGATATTGCCACTATCATCGACTATATTCCACATCCTGAATGGGGAGAAGAGGGTGCCATCTTAGAAATCTTCAGTGAGATGGATAAATCTGTCAAAATTCTAACGGTTCCCCAGTCCAGTATCCAACCTTGGCAACCTCCTATTATTGATGAACGGGTGAAGGCTATATCCTTTACTGAAACGATGATTAGTGTCACCCTCCACGACGATCGCATGATTACCATTCCCCTCACCTGGTACCCCCGACTGTTACGCGCAACACCAGAACAGCGCGAAAACTGGGCAATTCATGGAGAAGGCTATTGTGTGCGTTGGGAAGCTCTCCATCAAGATCTCAACATTGAGACCCTGTTGCGCGGTGCCTCTCCCGCAACAGTCACTGTCAACAATTAA
- a CDS encoding anthranilate phosphoribosyltransferase family protein — translation MSTVFRGLLQKVGSGAHTNKILSRSEAATALDLMLTQQATPAQIGAFLIAHRIRRPTAEELAGMLDVYQCYGPQLTPIAAAYPTLVMGVPYDGRSRTLPLAPLTALVLAAAGCPVIHHGAGVMPTKYGIPLVQMWEHLDVNWRSLSLGAVQEVFARTNLGFIYVPRLFPLVTTLFPYREQIGKRPPLATLELMWCPYAGESILAMGYVHPPTEGLIRGALALHQVPRYLLVKGLEGSPDLPRDRTAIIGTQQPGQDYDRLFLSVQDYELSKTNAPLDATANLGLELVSVLEGNDTELARSVIWNSGFYLWQGGVCGDMATGMALAKELLVSNKALDQLIAVQAAIQRVSGSLG, via the coding sequence ATGAGTACTGTATTTCGGGGTCTGTTGCAAAAGGTGGGGAGTGGTGCCCACACGAATAAGATCTTAAGCCGTAGCGAGGCGGCCACAGCCCTCGACCTGATGCTCACCCAGCAGGCCACCCCTGCCCAAATTGGGGCTTTTCTGATTGCCCACCGCATCCGGCGACCCACTGCCGAAGAACTGGCGGGAATGCTCGATGTCTATCAGTGCTATGGTCCCCAGTTAACTCCCATCGCTGCTGCCTATCCGACCCTGGTGATGGGGGTTCCCTATGATGGTCGATCGCGCACCCTGCCCCTGGCTCCCCTCACGGCTTTGGTGTTGGCGGCGGCGGGTTGTCCGGTGATCCACCATGGGGCTGGGGTCATGCCCACCAAGTATGGGATTCCCCTGGTGCAGATGTGGGAGCATTTGGATGTGAATTGGCGATCGCTGTCCCTGGGGGCAGTGCAGGAGGTGTTTGCCCGCACTAACCTGGGGTTTATCTATGTGCCCCGGCTGTTTCCCCTAGTGACCACCCTGTTTCCCTACCGGGAGCAAATCGGCAAGCGCCCGCCCCTGGCGACCCTGGAGTTGATGTGGTGCCCCTATGCTGGGGAATCGATCTTAGCCATGGGCTATGTTCATCCCCCCACGGAGGGGCTGATTCGGGGGGCATTGGCGCTGCATCAGGTGCCCCGCTATCTGTTGGTGAAAGGACTGGAGGGCAGTCCCGATCTCCCCCGCGATCGCACTGCCATTATTGGCACCCAGCAGCCCGGTCAGGACTACGATCGCCTGTTCCTGTCGGTGCAGGATTATGAACTCAGCAAGACCAATGCTCCCCTGGATGCAACGGCCAATCTGGGCCTAGAACTGGTGTCCGTGCTGGAGGGGAATGATACGGAATTGGCGCGATCGGTGATTTGGAACAGTGGCTTTTACCTCTGGCAGGGGGGAGTCTGTGGGGATATGGCCACGGGGATGGCCTTGGCCAAAGAACTGCTGGTGAGCAATAAAGCCTTGGATCAGTTAATCGCTGTACAGGCCGCCATCCAACGGGTTTCTGGTTCGTTAGGCTAA
- a CDS encoding NAD(P)/FAD-dependent oxidoreductase produces the protein MATPNYDWIVVGGGLTGAALSYELARQGQTVALVEPQDPLQGATRYSYGGIAHWSGTDLSTRQWCDRAQIRYGQLPTELESDIQHRTVDLLLTVEPDADPPSVLAHYQGFTQAPRWLSPSEAVALEPELNGDAIGGALAFAHGHVCPLALVQAYGQGFQRWGGVVHRCRYTGLRRSPRPTPIPAPVTGIDTDRGVIAGQRVVICAGGVGRSLLRHAGFPLPLYYTQAEVIEIQHSSPLVRGVVMPAANDRGRLESHASQPHLDRRWDQPGQELVPPSLDLGAVQFRNGRLLLGQTSRTWSDLQPPIDAAASAQAIRQGMAHLFPNLAGLPGTWHQCLVAFSRDGLPLVGEVDPGLGLYLFTGFSSPFVFVPPMAQVFAAAIATDTWDTSPLAPLHPRRFSPD, from the coding sequence ATGGCAACACCAAATTATGACTGGATCGTGGTGGGGGGTGGTCTGACCGGTGCGGCCCTCAGCTATGAACTGGCCCGCCAAGGCCAAACCGTGGCCCTAGTGGAACCCCAGGATCCCCTCCAGGGAGCCACCCGCTATAGTTATGGCGGCATTGCCCACTGGTCTGGCACCGACCTCAGCACCCGCCAGTGGTGCGATCGTGCCCAAATTCGTTACGGCCAACTGCCCACAGAGTTAGAGTCCGATATCCAGCACCGCACCGTCGATCTGCTGTTGACCGTAGAACCCGACGCAGACCCCCCATCGGTGTTGGCCCATTACCAAGGGTTTACCCAGGCTCCCCGCTGGCTCAGTCCCTCGGAAGCCGTCGCCCTGGAACCCGAACTCAACGGTGATGCCATTGGCGGAGCGCTAGCCTTTGCCCATGGCCATGTCTGCCCCCTGGCCTTAGTGCAAGCCTATGGCCAAGGGTTTCAGCGCTGGGGCGGCGTAGTCCATCGCTGTCGCTACACCGGTTTGCGACGATCGCCCCGCCCCACCCCGATCCCAGCCCCCGTGACCGGCATTGACACCGACAGGGGCGTGATAGCAGGACAGCGGGTCGTGATCTGTGCTGGAGGCGTGGGGCGATCGCTGTTGCGCCACGCCGGGTTTCCCCTGCCCCTCTATTACACCCAAGCCGAAGTCATCGAAATTCAGCACTCCAGCCCCCTGGTCCGGGGAGTAGTGATGCCAGCAGCCAACGATCGCGGTCGCCTCGAAAGCCACGCCAGCCAACCCCACCTCGATCGCCGCTGGGATCAACCCGGTCAAGAACTAGTGCCCCCCAGCCTCGATTTGGGGGCTGTGCAGTTCCGCAATGGTCGCCTGCTCTTGGGCCAAACCAGCCGCACCTGGAGCGACCTCCAGCCCCCCATTGATGCCGCCGCCAGCGCCCAGGCCATCCGCCAAGGCATGGCCCACCTGTTCCCCAACTTGGCTGGGTTACCGGGCACCTGGCACCAATGTCTGGTGGCCTTTAGCCGGGATGGTTTGCCCCTGGTGGGGGAGGTGGATCCGGGGTTGGGGCTGTATCTGTTCACGGGGTTCAGCAGTCCCTTTGTCTTTGTGCCCCCCATGGCCCAGGTCTTTGCGGCGGCGATCGCCACCGACACCTGGGACACCTCTCCCCTAGCCCCCCTCCATCCCCGCCGTTTTAGCCCTGATTGA
- the upp gene encoding uracil phosphoribosyltransferase, protein MALQLRIYVPPHPLIKHWLAVARDHGTPPVLFRAAMKELGRWLTYEAVRDWLPTVDTTVQTPLGDCEATFVNPEVPMAAVPILRAGLALWEGAQELLPLASVYHLGLVRDEQTLTPHCYLNKLPPQFAPQTQVLVLDPMVATGGSLLAALAELVQRGVDPALIRVIAVVAAPPALQALSTAYPALTLYSAMIDTGLNAQGYILPGLGDAGDRAFGTL, encoded by the coding sequence ATGGCCCTACAACTGCGCATTTATGTTCCCCCCCATCCCCTGATCAAGCATTGGCTTGCCGTGGCGCGGGATCACGGAACCCCCCCCGTTCTCTTCCGCGCAGCCATGAAAGAATTGGGGCGCTGGCTCACCTATGAAGCAGTGCGGGACTGGCTGCCTACGGTGGACACCACCGTGCAAACTCCCCTAGGGGACTGTGAAGCCACCTTCGTCAATCCTGAAGTCCCCATGGCGGCGGTTCCTATTTTGCGGGCAGGGTTGGCCCTCTGGGAGGGTGCCCAAGAGCTACTACCCCTGGCCTCAGTGTACCATTTAGGTTTAGTGCGGGATGAACAAACCCTGACTCCCCACTGCTACCTCAACAAGCTTCCGCCCCAGTTTGCGCCCCAAACCCAAGTCTTAGTGTTGGATCCCATGGTGGCTACGGGGGGGAGTTTATTGGCCGCATTGGCGGAATTAGTGCAACGGGGTGTAGATCCCGCCTTAATTCGGGTGATTGCTGTGGTTGCTGCTCCCCCGGCCCTCCAAGCCCTCAGCACGGCCTACCCCGCCCTCACCCTCTACAGCGCCATGATTGACACGGGACTCAATGCCCAGGGCTATATTCTGCCCGGTTTAGGAGACGCAGGCGATCGAGCCTTCGGTACTCTGTAA
- a CDS encoding DUF3148 domain-containing protein, which produces MNPSFAIGDRVQLAQRPPYLKTAEPRPMLRPPDLVPLRALGSLVEQRTGNTWVVRFDQGNFLVDTQYLEWLDMEQLDVKQLDVKQLDVKQLDAQQLSTITSEELSHG; this is translated from the coding sequence ATGAACCCATCCTTTGCCATCGGCGATCGGGTGCAACTGGCCCAACGTCCCCCCTACCTTAAGACGGCTGAACCCAGACCTATGCTCCGTCCTCCCGATTTAGTGCCGCTCCGCGCCCTAGGGAGCCTGGTGGAACAGCGCACCGGCAACACCTGGGTGGTTCGCTTTGACCAGGGCAATTTTTTAGTGGATACTCAGTATTTAGAGTGGCTGGATATGGAACAGCTAGACGTAAAACAGCTAGACGTAAAACAGCTAGACGTAAAACAGCTAGATGCACAACAGCTCTCTACCATCACAAGCGAGGAGTTAAGCCATGGCTGA
- a CDS encoding cation-translocating P-type ATPase, translated as MNPPISPPSTTAWHSLAVADTLHQFQADPDQGLDSEQVADRWRRYGPNELEERAGRPDWVIFADQFKNLMLIMLMAVAVVSAILDLRDSKFPKDAIAIVVIVILNGILGYVQESRAEKALAALKKLSSPLVRVLRQGQVQEMDARQLVPGDVVLLEAGGQVAADGRLLESASLQIRESALTGEATAVMKNATLQLPEDAVLGDRLNLVFQGTEIIQGRGTMVVTTTGMQTELGRIATMLQDVVSEPTPLQQRMEQLANTLVGGSLLLVVLVIGAGVWSAGWSAFEELLEVSLSMAVAVVPEGLPAVITVALALGTQRMVRCHALIRKLPAVETLGSVTTICSDKTGTLTQNKMVVQSLQTLDQTFRVTGEGYVPEGNILLVPQTDTGETPPTALPHLPLPIALICLTAVACNDALLQHKDQDWQILGDPTEGALLTLAGKGGYLPDPWQSKLKRLGEIPFSSERKRMSVACDGTQLPADLVSQLPGGSPGAMLFTKGSPELILERCTQTYQGGQLGELTPGQRSQILAQNEHLAATGLRVLGFAYRPLGQAPTAELVEEQEQGLIWLGLTGMLDAPRPEVRDAVARCRQAGIRPVMITGDHQLTAQAIAQSLGIAEAGCEVLDGRALSKMSQEELEQEVEQVSIYARVAPEHKLRIVQALQKRGQFVAMTGDGVNDAPALKQANIGIAMGITGTDVSKEASDMVLLDDNFASIVAATEEGRVVYTNIRRFIKYILGSNVGELITIAAAPLLGIPGVPLTPLQILWMNLVTDGVPALALAMEPAEPNVMQRPPIHPQESIFARGLGWYILRIGFIFAFFTIGLMMWAYGHAQESGDPDRWKTMVFTSLCLAQMGHAIAMRSNTQLTWELNPLTNLYVWGSVILTTMLQLLLIYVEPLRQFFGTHYLNAQDLSVCLVFSVVLFVWVEGEKLFVRWFHQRKGS; from the coding sequence ATGAACCCACCGATCTCCCCTCCCAGCACCACGGCATGGCACAGTCTCGCCGTTGCCGACACCCTGCACCAGTTCCAAGCCGATCCGGATCAAGGACTCGATTCAGAGCAGGTGGCCGATCGCTGGCGGCGTTATGGGCCAAATGAACTAGAGGAAAGAGCAGGACGGCCTGATTGGGTAATCTTTGCTGATCAGTTTAAAAACTTAATGCTGATTATGCTCATGGCAGTGGCCGTCGTTTCCGCTATTTTGGATCTACGGGACAGTAAATTCCCTAAGGATGCCATTGCCATCGTTGTGATCGTCATTCTCAATGGCATCTTGGGCTATGTCCAGGAAAGCCGCGCCGAGAAAGCCCTAGCCGCCCTCAAAAAACTATCCTCCCCCCTGGTGCGGGTGCTGCGCCAAGGTCAGGTTCAGGAAATGGATGCACGGCAACTGGTGCCGGGGGATGTGGTGTTGCTGGAAGCGGGGGGCCAAGTGGCAGCGGATGGACGGTTGCTGGAATCCGCCAGTTTACAAATCCGCGAGTCGGCCTTGACGGGGGAAGCGACGGCGGTCATGAAAAATGCCACATTGCAATTGCCAGAGGATGCGGTACTGGGCGATCGCCTCAACCTCGTCTTCCAGGGCACCGAAATCATCCAAGGTCGGGGCACCATGGTGGTCACCACCACAGGGATGCAAACGGAACTGGGCCGCATCGCCACCATGCTCCAGGATGTGGTCAGCGAACCCACCCCCCTGCAACAGCGCATGGAACAGTTAGCCAATACCCTCGTGGGAGGATCCCTACTGTTAGTGGTACTGGTGATTGGGGCAGGGGTCTGGAGCGCCGGTTGGTCTGCCTTTGAGGAACTATTGGAAGTGTCCCTGAGTATGGCGGTGGCGGTGGTGCCGGAGGGGTTGCCCGCTGTCATTACCGTGGCCTTGGCCCTGGGAACCCAGCGCATGGTGCGCTGCCATGCCCTGATCCGCAAGCTGCCCGCCGTGGAAACCCTGGGATCTGTCACCACCATCTGTTCCGACAAAACCGGCACCCTCACCCAAAACAAAATGGTGGTGCAGTCCCTGCAAACCCTTGATCAAACCTTTCGGGTGACGGGGGAAGGCTATGTGCCGGAGGGCAATATTTTGCTGGTGCCCCAGACGGACACTGGGGAAACTCCCCCCACGGCCCTGCCCCACTTGCCCCTCCCCATTGCATTAATTTGCCTGACGGCGGTGGCCTGTAATGATGCCCTGTTGCAGCATAAAGACCAAGACTGGCAGATTCTGGGGGATCCAACGGAAGGCGCACTGCTGACCTTGGCGGGTAAAGGGGGATATCTCCCGGATCCCTGGCAAAGCAAGCTAAAACGTCTGGGGGAAATTCCCTTTTCCTCGGAACGCAAGCGCATGAGTGTGGCCTGTGATGGGACGCAACTGCCAGCGGATTTGGTCTCCCAGTTACCGGGGGGATCCCCTGGGGCGATGCTGTTTACGAAGGGATCGCCGGAGTTGATTTTGGAGCGCTGTACCCAAACCTACCAGGGGGGACAACTGGGGGAATTGACTCCAGGGCAACGATCGCAGATTTTGGCCCAGAATGAGCATTTAGCCGCAACAGGACTGCGGGTGCTGGGCTTTGCCTACCGTCCCCTGGGACAAGCTCCCACGGCGGAACTCGTGGAAGAGCAGGAACAGGGACTGATTTGGCTAGGGCTGACGGGAATGCTGGATGCCCCCCGGCCAGAGGTGCGGGATGCGGTGGCCCGCTGTCGCCAAGCGGGAATCCGTCCGGTGATGATTACCGGGGATCACCAACTGACCGCCCAAGCCATTGCCCAGAGCTTGGGGATTGCCGAGGCGGGCTGTGAGGTGTTGGATGGCCGTGCCCTGTCGAAGATGTCCCAGGAAGAGTTGGAACAGGAAGTAGAGCAGGTGAGCATCTATGCGCGGGTGGCCCCAGAACACAAGTTGCGCATTGTCCAAGCCCTACAAAAGCGGGGTCAGTTTGTGGCCATGACGGGGGATGGGGTCAATGATGCCCCGGCTCTGAAACAGGCCAATATTGGCATTGCCATGGGCATTACCGGCACTGATGTCAGTAAGGAAGCCAGCGATATGGTGCTCTTGGATGACAATTTTGCCTCGATCGTGGCCGCCACCGAAGAAGGGCGGGTGGTTTACACCAATATTCGCCGGTTTATTAAATATATTCTCGGTTCCAACGTGGGAGAACTGATCACCATCGCCGCTGCGCCCTTACTGGGGATTCCCGGTGTCCCCCTAACACCGTTGCAAATTCTCTGGATGAATTTGGTCACCGATGGGGTCCCTGCCCTGGCCCTGGCCATGGAACCAGCGGAACCCAATGTGATGCAGCGGCCCCCCATCCATCCCCAGGAAAGTATTTTTGCCCGGGGTTTGGGTTGGTATATCCTGCGCATTGGCTTTATTTTCGCCTTTTTCACCATTGGGCTGATGATGTGGGCCTATGGCCATGCCCAGGAAAGCGGCGATCCCGATCGCTGGAAAACCATGGTTTTCACCTCCCTCTGTTTAGCCCAAATGGGCCATGCGATCGCCATGCGCTCCAACACCCAACTCACCTGGGAACTGAACCCCTTGACCAATCTCTATGTGTGGGGTTCGGTCATTCTGACCACGATGCTGCAACTCCTGTTGATCTATGTGGAACCCCTGCGCCAGTTCTTCGGGACCCACTACCTCAATGCTCAGGATCTAAGCGTCTGTTTGGTGTTTAGTGTGGTGCTGTTTGTCTGGGTGGAAGGGGAAAAGCTGTTTGTACGGTGGTTCCACCAGCGCAAGGGCAGCTAG
- a CDS encoding UDP-glucose dehydrogenase family protein yields MRVCVIGTGYVGLVTGVCLAHAGHHVICVDNNEEKVKLMKAGQSPIFEPGLSELMQETIASGLVEFTSDLEAGVAHGEILFIAVGTPPLPTGESDTRYVEAVARGIGHHLSEGYKVIVNKSTVPIGSGDWVRMIVMEGMAEQQAKTGGAPPPVEFDVVSNPEFLREGSAIYDTFNPDRIVLGSSSQKAIGLMQELYTTVVARTFAEDKTLPPVPVVSTDLSSAEMIKYAANSFLATKISFVNEVANICDRVGADITQVAKGIGLDSRIGGKFLQAGIGWGGSCFPKDVSALIHTADDYGYDAQLLKAAVSVNDRQRLLALEKLQQELKILKGKVVGLLGLTFKPDTDDMRDAPSLLLIENLNRLGAKVKAYDPIVSQSGLRHGLSGVIVENDPLHMAEGCDALVLVTDWQEFLTLDYGAIAQQMHQSLIIDGRNFLDRSALESLGYRYVGIGH; encoded by the coding sequence ATGCGCGTTTGTGTCATTGGAACCGGTTATGTGGGCCTTGTAACGGGTGTTTGTCTTGCCCATGCAGGCCACCATGTGATTTGTGTGGACAACAATGAAGAAAAAGTGAAATTAATGAAAGCGGGACAGTCCCCCATTTTTGAGCCGGGACTGTCGGAACTGATGCAAGAGACCATTGCCAGCGGTCTAGTGGAATTTACCTCCGATTTGGAGGCTGGGGTGGCCCATGGGGAAATTCTCTTTATTGCCGTGGGGACTCCCCCTTTGCCCACCGGGGAAAGCGATACCCGCTATGTGGAAGCGGTGGCCAGGGGCATTGGCCATCACCTGAGCGAGGGCTATAAGGTCATCGTCAATAAGTCTACGGTGCCCATCGGATCTGGGGATTGGGTGCGGATGATCGTCATGGAAGGCATGGCGGAACAGCAGGCCAAAACCGGAGGAGCGCCGCCGCCGGTGGAGTTTGATGTGGTCAGCAATCCGGAATTTCTGCGGGAAGGGTCGGCCATTTACGACACCTTCAACCCCGATCGCATTGTCCTGGGCAGCAGCAGCCAAAAGGCCATTGGTTTGATGCAGGAACTCTATACTACCGTGGTGGCCCGTACCTTTGCGGAGGACAAAACCCTGCCGCCGGTGCCGGTGGTCAGTACCGATCTCAGTTCGGCGGAGATGATTAAATATGCCGCCAACTCCTTCCTGGCTACCAAAATCAGTTTTGTCAATGAAGTGGCCAATATCTGCGATCGCGTCGGGGCCGATATTACCCAGGTGGCTAAGGGCATCGGCTTGGATAGCCGCATTGGGGGCAAGTTTCTCCAGGCGGGCATCGGCTGGGGCGGTTCCTGTTTCCCCAAGGATGTGTCGGCGTTGATCCATACAGCGGATGATTATGGCTATGATGCCCAGTTGCTCAAGGCGGCGGTGTCGGTCAACGATCGCCAGCGGCTCCTGGCCCTGGAAAAACTGCAACAGGAACTGAAAATCCTTAAGGGTAAGGTGGTGGGGCTGCTGGGGCTGACCTTTAAGCCGGACACCGATGATATGCGGGATGCCCCCTCCCTCCTGCTCATTGAAAACCTCAACCGCCTGGGGGCCAAGGTTAAAGCCTATGATCCCATTGTGTCCCAAAGCGGTTTACGCCATGGCCTGTCGGGGGTAATTGTGGAGAATGATCCCCTACACATGGCGGAGGGCTGCGATGCTCTGGTTTTGGTGACCGATTGGCAGGAGTTCCTGACGTTGGACTATGGGGCGATCGCCCAGCAGATGCACCAAAGTCTGATCATTGATGGTCGTAATTTCCTCGATCGATCGGCCCTGGAAAGTCTGGGATACCGCTATGTGGGCATTGGTCACTAA
- a CDS encoding DUF6883 domain-containing protein, with the protein MHIPQDCLIPESKLTHYLLVLQKRNDKSQFLAQAGFTQANPEQLKTALLNLIATTPAVFDRSDQYGDFYQVTGTLKGTQNIHLEVVTIWIQRKADAQFQFVTLIPHKEPRNGTRTL; encoded by the coding sequence GTGCATATTCCCCAAGACTGCTTAATTCCTGAAAGTAAATTGACCCATTACCTCCTTGTCCTCCAAAAACGCAACGATAAGTCACAATTTTTGGCCCAAGCAGGCTTCACCCAAGCTAATCCCGAACAACTCAAGACCGCACTCCTCAACCTCATTGCCACAACCCCCGCTGTTTTCGATCGCTCCGATCAATACGGCGACTTCTACCAAGTCACTGGCACACTCAAAGGAACCCAAAACATCCATCTAGAAGTTGTCACCATTTGGATTCAGCGCAAAGCCGATGCCCAGTTTCAATTCGTTACCCTCATTCCCCATAAGGAGCCACGCAATGGAACTCGAACTCTATAA
- a CDS encoding UDP-glucuronic acid decarboxylase family protein, giving the protein MRILVTGGAGFIGSHLIDRLMEAGHDVICLDNFYTGHKRNILKWIGHPNFDLIRHDITETIRLEADQIYHLACPASPVHYQSNPVKTIKTNVMGTLNMLGLAKRVKARLFMASTSEVYGDPEVHPQTEDYRGSVNPIGIRSCYDEGKRVAETLCFDYHRQNGVDIRVARIFNTYGPRMLENDGRVVSNFIVQALRGQPLTVYGDGSQTRSFCYVSDLVEGFIRLMNGDHIGPVNLGNPGEYTIKQLAETVQAMVNPEIPLDYKPLPQDDPRRRQPDITLARTWLGWEPTIPLQEGLERTIADFRDRLT; this is encoded by the coding sequence ATGAGAATTCTAGTGACAGGGGGAGCTGGTTTCATCGGTTCCCACCTTATCGATCGCCTGATGGAAGCAGGGCATGATGTCATCTGCCTCGACAACTTCTACACCGGCCACAAGCGTAATATTCTCAAGTGGATCGGTCATCCCAACTTCGATTTAATCCGCCATGACATCACAGAAACCATTCGCCTGGAAGCGGACCAAATCTATCACCTGGCCTGTCCTGCCTCCCCGGTGCATTATCAATCGAACCCCGTTAAAACCATCAAAACCAATGTGATGGGGACTCTCAATATGTTGGGGTTGGCCAAGCGGGTTAAGGCTAGGCTGTTCATGGCTTCCACCTCCGAAGTCTATGGGGATCCGGAAGTCCATCCCCAAACCGAAGACTATCGGGGCAGTGTCAACCCCATCGGCATCCGATCCTGCTATGACGAAGGCAAACGGGTGGCGGAAACCCTCTGTTTTGACTATCACCGCCAAAATGGGGTGGATATCCGGGTGGCCCGCATCTTCAATACCTATGGTCCCCGGATGTTGGAAAATGATGGGCGGGTGGTCAGTAATTTTATTGTGCAGGCGTTGCGGGGTCAGCCGTTGACGGTGTATGGGGATGGATCCCAAACCCGGAGTTTTTGCTATGTGTCTGACTTAGTGGAAGGGTTTATCCGCTTGATGAATGGGGATCACATTGGCCCGGTGAACCTGGGGAACCCTGGGGAGTACACCATTAAGCAACTGGCGGAAACGGTGCAAGCGATGGTCAATCCTGAAATTCCTTTGGACTATAAACCCCTGCCGCAGGACGATCCCCGCCGCCGCCAACCGGATATTACCCTGGCCCGCACCTGGCTGGGCTGGGAACCGACGATCCCCCTCCAGGAGGGCTTGGAACGGACGATCGCCGATTTCCGCGATCGTCTGACCTAA
- a CDS encoding peroxiredoxin: MALQLGDTVPNFTQSSSEGDLDFYAWMGDSWAVLFSHPADYTPVCTTELGEVSKLKPEFEKRNTKVIALSVDDAGSHQGWISDINETQNTTVNYPILADADKKVSDLYGMIHPNANAKVTVRTVFVIDPNKKLRLTITYPPSTGRNFLEILRVLDSLQLTDNYSVATPVNWQSGEDVVVSPAIPTAEAKEKFPKGVTEIKPYLRMTPQPNL, encoded by the coding sequence ATGGCTTTACAACTCGGTGATACCGTTCCCAATTTTACCCAGTCTTCCAGTGAAGGGGATTTAGATTTCTACGCCTGGATGGGGGATAGCTGGGCCGTGCTATTTTCCCACCCGGCTGACTATACTCCTGTTTGCACGACAGAGTTGGGAGAAGTCTCGAAACTAAAGCCAGAATTTGAGAAGCGCAATACCAAGGTCATTGCCCTCAGCGTGGACGATGCCGGTTCCCACCAGGGTTGGATTAGTGATATTAACGAGACCCAAAACACCACGGTCAACTATCCCATTTTGGCGGATGCAGATAAGAAGGTTTCTGATCTCTATGGCATGATTCACCCCAATGCCAATGCCAAGGTGACGGTGCGCACTGTGTTTGTCATTGACCCCAACAAGAAGCTGCGGTTGACCATCACCTATCCCCCCAGCACCGGACGCAATTTCCTGGAAATTCTGCGGGTGTTGGATTCTCTGCAATTGACAGATAACTACAGTGTTGCCACTCCGGTCAATTGGCAGTCTGGTGAGGATGTGGTGGTGTCTCCCGCCATCCCCACCGCCGAAGCCAAGGAGAAGTTCCCCAAAGGGGTCACGGAAATCAAGCCCTACCTGCGCATGACTCCCCAGCCCAATCTGTAG